A window of Calonectris borealis chromosome 3, bCalBor7.hap1.2, whole genome shotgun sequence contains these coding sequences:
- the INSM1 gene encoding LOW QUALITY PROTEIN: insulinoma-associated protein 1 (The sequence of the model RefSeq protein was modified relative to this genomic sequence to represent the inferred CDS: inserted 1 base in 1 codon) — protein sequence MAPARLKAAAAAPRAERGXVRRGRRRRGGGAKMPRGFLVKRSRRPTPVSYRARCCREAAGPPLPAGGAPPLPPPPRDSPVPFGTPDAAVQALYSPTRPVSRDKYLERGFSLGSPVSAESFPAPAVPGTMDPLLFAPAELKLWAAGHAEPPAGHAAAGPGPGPGGAPAPPAPAAPPAPGRPPPAKRPPGAAEPGRQKAPSGKKAKAIRKLTFEDEVTTSPVLGLRIKEGPVEAPAKARGGCARPLGEFICQLCKEEYGDPFALAQHRCSRIVRVEYRCPECDKVFSCPANLASHRRWHKPRPPAAKGGPEANRAPAEEPPKEAGGGSGSERDTPSPGGASEAGSEEGLFECPRCAKRFRRQAYLRKHLLGHPAPPPAPAAAPEPAAEEPPAPPPAECRLCPVCGETFPSKSSQERHLRLLHAAQVFPCKYCPATFYSSPGLTRHINKCHPSENRQVILLQVPLRPAC from the exons ATGGCCCCGGCCCGCTtaaaggcggcggcggccgcgccgcgggcAGAGCGAG GCgtgcgccgcggccgccgccggcgcggagGCGGCGCGAAGATGCCCCGGGGCTTCCTGGTGAAGCGCAGCCGGCGGCCCACCCCGGTCTCCTACCGGGCGCGCTGCTGCCGCgaggccgccgggccgccgctccccgccggcggcgccccgccgctgccgcccccgccgcgggacTCGCCGGTGCCGTTCGGGACGCCCGATGCCGCCGTGCAGGCGCTGTACAGCCCCACGCGGCCCGTCAGCAGGGACAAGTATCTGGAGCGCGGCTTCAGCCTGGGCTCGCCCGTCTCGGCCGAGTCCTTCCCCGCCCCGGCCGTGCCCGGCACCATGGACCCGCTCCTCTTCGCCCCGGCCGAGCTCAAGCTCTGGGCCGCCGGCCACGCCGAGCCGCCCGCCGGCcacgccgccgccggccccggtcccggtcccggcggagcccccgcgccgcccgccccggccgcgccgcccgccccgggccgcccgccgcccgccaaGCGCCCGCCGGGCGCGGCGGAGCCCGGCCGGCAGAAGGCCCCGTCGGGCAAGAAGGCGAAGGCGATCCGCAAGCTGACCTTCGAGGACGAGGTGACCACGTCGCCCGTGCTGGGGCTGCGCATCAAGGAGGGCCCGGTGGAGGCGCCGGCCAAGGCGCGGGGCGGCTGCGCCCGGCCGCTGGGCGAGTTCATCTGCCAGCTCTGCAAGGAGGAGTACGGGGACCCCTTCGCGCTGGCGCAGCACCGCTGCTCCCGCATCGTCCGGGTGGAGTACCGCTGCCCCGAGTGCGACAAGGTCTTCTCCTGTCCCGCCAACCTCGCCTCCCACCGCCGCTGGCACaagccgcgcccgcccgccgccaagGGCGGCCCCGAGGCGAACCGGGCGCCGGCGGAGGAGCCGCCGAaggaggcgggcggcggcagcggcagcgagCGGGACACGCCGAGCCCCGGCGGCGCCTCGGAGGCGGGCTCCGAGGAGGGGCTCTTCGAGTGCCCCCGCTGCGCCAAGCGGTTCCGCCGGCAGGCCTACCTGCGCAAGCACCTGCTGGGCCACCCGGCCCCGCCaccggcccccgccgcggccccggagCCCGCCGCCGAGgagccgcccgcgccgccgcccgccgagtGCCGCCTCTGCCCCGTCTGCGGGGAGACCTTCCCCAGCAAGAGCAGCCAGGAGCGGCACCTCCGCCTCCTGCACGCCGCCCAGGTCTTCCCCTGCAAGTACTGCCCGGCCACCTTCTACAGCTCGCCCGGCCTGACCCGGCACATCAACAAGTGCCACCCCTCCGAGAACAGGCAGGTCATCCTGCTCCAGGTGCCGCTGCGCCCCGCCTGCTAG